In the genome of Cercospora beticola chromosome 2, complete sequence, one region contains:
- a CDS encoding uncharacterized protein (BUSCO:EOG092608RH), with the protein MAGRKRSRDPDDVDGDSEIEIESATSSFRQNDANHKRTKVAMAQAMGSSVVSEEEEDDYEEVLMAGSDDPGDGESDIDYTLRQDSSDNEQEDDEVDEIKATQFVEKKLREHKENVPAESGVIEMVYMRNFMCHSNLTIELGPLINFIIGHNGSGKSAVLTALQISLGNKASGTNRAKSLKDMIKAGTDSGMVGVKIKNQGENAYKPELYGETLTVERHFTKSGSTTFKLKSTEGRIITTKKGDLDDVLDHFALQMDNPINVLTQDLARAFLAGSTPAEKYRFFIKGTQLETLDGDYNILEEHLDGTEAQLLTREEMIAELRQKEVEAAGRVKRAERARTLEDKWHHVARQHAWAQVGDAEATLEHYESNVNKAREQLEHHEQIAEEAGVRFDSEDTAVEAAKRGVEAHQEALRPLTDAHAAANEKFTANKAELMKLVAEERTIKENIKAHKKEINRLDAELGEERQRLAEAHGDAHQQRLAKLDELKEAAKQAKQALDAHKAKLPDLTQAVKAAQEALQHADAPVKAAEQEEARRRTARDQVTQQQTRKWAPYHPKMEALCHAIDRETRFRTKPVGPMGLHVQLIKPQWGSLIEKTFGNSLDSFVVTSKYDQELLQSLSNRVGCPANSIIMARGAFDTAGHEPEDDSDTILRVLRIDDPIVKQALVINHGCEQTVLIEDIDAGKSYMFDSGRRKNVRAVLTMARRAGDGQRWEWSRAGEQKASGVQGWNGRTRMVTDRQQEIELRQKEHQTAQQALEHARQDRKAAQLALNQAKQAVEKHKREVNALNIRHQEADDDVDGLQNEIDANIPQDGRLQELENQLREVKAELEGAKAAMEDAMGARANLNDKGREFKDAVDEAQEALDKEQVLIQRAEQRLQKCEDDRREALYAKNAALDDVNRYKEHLERTQQKVLDQKAVVDDWTSEARQTSERVGIEDGQTIESLGQQLSRLQEDIKKAQRQQGGSREELVAAHLKAHNALTEAKNETKMMKQTADTLKSTLTERRRRWGLFRKYISMRTRIQFNYLLSERNFRGRVLLDHAEKKLDIHVEPDMTKASDSGRQAKTLSGGEKSFSTICLLLSIWEAMGSPIRCLDEFDVYMDSVNRAQSMGLMIQTARRSVGRQFILITPQSMSNVDLGDDVHVHKMADPERRREPGQTALNFGAA; encoded by the exons ATGGCCGGCCGAAAGCGGTCGCGAGACCCGGACGACGTTGACGGTGACAGCGAAATCGAGATCGAAAGTGCCACTTCTTCGTTCCGCCAGAATGACGCGAACCACAAGCGAACAAAAGTCGCCATGGCGCAGGCCATGGGCAGCTCGGTCGtttcggaggaggaggaggacgattACGAAGAGGTGTTGATGGCTGGTTCAGACGATCCTGGCGACGGAGAATCGGACATCGATTATACCCTCCGGCAAGACTCGAGCGATAACGAAcaggaagatgacgaggtCGACGAGATCAAAGCCACGCAATTCGTCGAGAAAAAGCTACGCGAGCACAAGGAGAACGTGCCTGCCGAGTCGGGCGTTATCGAAATGGTGTACATGCGCAACTTCATGTGCCATTCGAACCTGACCATTGAGCTTGGCCCGCTCATCAACTTCATCATTGGCCACAATGGCAGTGGAAAGAGTGCGGTTCTTACTGCTCTGCAGATCAGCCTGGGAAACAAGGCTTCAGGCACAAACCGCGCCAAGTCGCTCAAGGACATGATCAAGGCTGGCACGGACAGCGGCATGGTCGGAGTGAAGATAAAGAACCAAGGCGAGAATGCGTACAAGCCGGAGCTGTACGGCGAAACGCTCACTGTGGAGCGTCACTTTACAAAAAGTGGCTCGACGACATTCAAATTGAAGAGCACGGAGGGCAGGATTATCACCACGAAGAAAGGAGACCTAGATGATGTTCTAGATCATTTTGCGCTGCAAATGGACAACCCGATCAACGTGCTGACTCAGGACCTTGCCCGAGCATTTCTGGCGGGAAGCACGCCGGCTGAGAAGTATCGCTTCTTCATCAAGGGTACTCAACTGGAGACTCTGGATGGCGATTACAACATCCTGGAAGAACATTTGGACGGCACGGAAGCGCAGCTGTTGACGCGCGAGGAGATGATCGCAGAACTCCGTCAAAAAGAGGTCGAGGCTGCTGGTAGGGTGAAGCGGGCAGAAAGGGCCAGGACGCTGGAGGACAAATGGCACCATGTCGCTCGCCAACATGCTTGGGCACAAGTTGGTGATGCTGAGGCGACATTAGAGCACTATGAATCCAACGTAAATAAGGCAAGGGAACAGCTGGAACACCATGAACAGATCGCCGAAGAAGCCGGTGTCCGATTTGATTCTGAGGACACTGCTGTGGAGGCTGCGAAGCGTGGTGTTGAAGCACATCAAGAGGCCCTCCGCCCGTTGACAGATGCACATGCTGCTGCGAATGAAAAATTCACGGCCAACAAGGCTGAGCTGATGAAACTGGTGGCAGAAGAAAGGACTATCAAGGAGAATATCAAGGCCCACAAGAAGGAGATCAACCGTTTGGATGCGGAACTTGGCGAAGAACGACAGAGACTTGCTGAAGCTCACGGAGACGCGCATCAACAGCGCCTGGCGAAGCTTGACGAGCTGAAAGAGGCGGCAAAACAGGCAAAGCAAGCGCTCGATGCTCACAAAGCAAAATTACCCGATCTCACACAAGCAGTCAAAGCTGCCCAAGAAGCTTTGCAGCACGCTGATGCGCCAGTCAAAGCTgcagagcaggaggaggCCAGAAGGCGCACAGCTCGCGATCAAGTCACCCAACAGCAAACACGCAAATGGGCTCCCTACCATCCTAAGATGGAAGCGCTATGTCACGCTATCGATCGGGAGACTAGATTCCGAACGAAACCTGTTGGACCAATGGGCTTGCATGTGCAGCTCATAAAACCTCAATGGGGCTCACTCATCGAGAAGACTTTCGGTAATAGCCTGGATTCGTTCGTCGTGACAAGCAAGTACGATCAGGAGCTTTTGCAGTCCTTGTCCAACCGGGTAGGGTGTCCTGCCAACTCGATCATCATGGCTCGCGGCGCGTTCGATACTGCTGGTCACGAGCCGGAAGATGACAGCGACACCATTCTCCGCGTGCTGCGAATCGACGACCCTATCGTAAAGCAAGCACTCGTGATCAACCACGGCTGTGAACAAACGGTTCtgatcgaagacatcgatgCTGGCAAATCCTACATGTTTGACAGCGGGCGTCGGAAGAACGTCCGGGCTGTCCTCACTATGGCGCGTAGAGCCGGAGACGGCCAAAGATGGGAGTGGTCTCGCGCTGGCGAGCAAAAAGCGTCCGGCGTGCAAGGCTGGAACGGCCGTACGAGGATGGTAACCGACCGGCAACAAGAAATCGAGCTTCGCCAAAAGGAACACCAAACCGCTCAGCAGGCCCTTGAACATGCCAGACAAGATCGTAAAGCTGCGCAGCTGGCCCTTAATCAGGCGAAACAAGCCGTGGAGAAGCACAAGCGCGAGGTCAATGCTCTCAACATCCGGCACCAAGAGGCCGATGACGACGTCGACGGGCTGCAGAACGAGATCGACGCAAACATTCCTCAGGACGGCCGCCTTCAAGAGCTGGAAAACCAGCTCCGTGAAGTCAAGGCTGAGCTTGAGGGTGCCAAGGCCGCGATGGAAGATGCAATGGGGGCCCGAGCCAATCTGAATGACAAGGGTCGAGAGTTCAAAGACGCCGTTGATGAAGCACAGGAAGCTCTCGACAAAGAGCAAGTTCTGATACAGCGCGCCGAGCAACGTCTGCAGAAGTGCGAGGATGATCGCAGAGAAGCTCTTTACGCCAAAAATGCAGCTTTGGACGATGTCAACAGGTACAAAGAACATCTTGAGCGAACACAGCAGAAAGTGCTGGATCAGAAAGCTGTCGTGGACGACTGGACATCGGAAGCGCGTCAGACTAGCGAAAGAGTCGGTATCGAAGATGGACAGACCATCGAATCACTTGGACAGCAGCTCAGCCGACTGCAGGAGGACATCAAGAAagcgcagcgacagcagGGAGGAAGCCGCGAGGAACTGGTCGCCGCTCATCTCAAGGCTCACAACGCGCTGACCGAAGCCAAGAACGAGACTAAGATGATGAAACAGACCGCGGAC ACACTCAAATCCACCCTGACCGAACGCCGCCGACGTTGGGGACTTTTCCGCAAGTACATCTCGATGCGGACTCGAATTCAATTCAATTACCTTCTCTCCGAGCGCAACTTCCGCGGACGCGTACTGCTCGATCACGCCGAGAAAAAGCTGGACATCCACGTCGAGCCCGACATGACCAAGGCTTCGGATTCTGGACGGCAAGCCAAGACCCTCAGTGGTGGCGAGAAGTCTTTCTCGACCATCTGTCTATTGCTCAGTATCTGGGAAGCCATGGGATCGCCGATTCGATGCCTGGACGAATTCGATGTCTACATGGACAGCGTCAATCGTGCTCAGAGCATGGGTCTCATGATCCAGACCGCGCGACGCTCGGTTGGACGGCagttcatcctcatcacgcCACAGAGCATGAGCAACGTTGATCTGGGCGATGATGTGCACGTTCACAA AATGGCTGATCCGGAACGTCGCCGCGAGCCGGGACAAACTGCGCTCAATTTTGGCGCGGCTTGA